GGCAGAGTACTTCGCTATGGAAGCGTATGTCATCGTCTAACGAGAACGCGGCATGATCGGTCGATTCAATCTGCTGGACCTCGCCGTCCTCCTCGCCTACCTCGCGGGGACCACGGCGCTGGGGATGTGGATTGGCCGCGGCCAACGCACCGCCGCCGAGTACTTTGTGGCCGAACGCGCGATTCCCTGGTGGGCCGTGCTGTTCTCCATCGTGGCCAGCGAGACCTCGGCACTGACGTTCATCAGCATTCCGGGCCTCGCCTACACGGGCAACCTGGGATTCCTGCAAGTGGTGGTCGGCTATATCATCGGCCGCATCGTCGTTTCGTACACGCTGCTCCCCCGGTACTTCGAGGGGCAGCTGGTCACGGCGTACGCCCTGCTGGAAACGCGCTTCGGACTGCTGACGCGGCGATTCACGTCGATCGTGTTCATGTGCACGCGCGCGCTGGCCGACTCCGTGCGCGTGTTTGCCACGGCGATCCCGGTGGCGCTCATCATCGGCCCGGCGCTCCCCAAGCAGTATGCCATGCCCACAGCCATCATTGTGCTGGGCGCGCTGACGGTGCTGTACACCTATCGGGGCGGCATGAAGGCCGTGGTGTGGACGGAGCTGGTGCAAGCCAGCATTTATGTGGTGGGCGGCCTATCCGCCATCGTCCTGATCGGGCAAAGCGTGCCGGGCGGCTGGTCCAGCATCATTGATCTGGCGCGCGCCGGCGGAAAGCTGCAGGCGATTGACTGGTACACCGGCTTCGACCGACCGCATACCGTTTTTGCGGGTGTGATCGGCGGTGCGTTCCTGGCGATGGCGTCGCACGGTGCCGATCAATTGATTGTGCAGCGGTTGCTCTCGAGTCGCTCACTGCGCGAAGCACAACGTGCCCTGATCGGCAGTGGCCTGGTGGTGTTTGTGCAGTTCACGCTGTTCCTCATGGTCGGCGTCGGCTTGTGGGTCCTGTACGGTGGAAAGCCATTTTCCGCAGCGGACCAGATCTTTCCGTCGTTCATCATCGAGCGGATGCCACACGGCCTGGTCGGTCTCATCGTGGCGGCGATCGTGGCGGCGACGATGAGCACGCACTCGGGCACGATCAACGCGCTGGCCGCGGCCACCACACACGACATCTACCTGCCACTGACCAAGCGCAGCGCCGAGGATCCCCGGACGCTCAAGGTTGGCAAACTCTTCGCGCTGGCCTGGGGCATCGTGCTCACGCTGGGCGCGTTGATGTTCAAGGAACAGGGAACTCCGGTGGTCGTCATCGCGCTGTCGATTGCCTCATTCACATATGGCGGCCTGCTGGGAGGATTCTCCCTCGGACTGTTCTGGCGGCGGGCCGTGCAGCGCGATGCCATCATCGGCATGAGCATCGGCATCAGCAGCATGGCATTCATCGTATTCGCCAAACAGCTGGTGGCGGCATTCCCCGATCTTGGACAGACGTTGGGTGGCGTGGCCACCATTGCGTGGCCATGGTATGTGTTGATCGGCACTTCGATTACGTTCGT
This genomic window from Gemmatimonadaceae bacterium contains:
- a CDS encoding sodium/solute symporter (Members of the Solute:Sodium Symporter (SSS), TC 2.A.21 as described in tcdb.org, catalyze solute:Na+ symport. Known solutes for members of the family include sugars, amino acids, nucleosides, inositols, vitamins, urea or anions, depending on the system.), with product MIGRFNLLDLAVLLAYLAGTTALGMWIGRGQRTAAEYFVAERAIPWWAVLFSIVASETSALTFISIPGLAYTGNLGFLQVVVGYIIGRIVVSYTLLPRYFEGQLVTAYALLETRFGLLTRRFTSIVFMCTRALADSVRVFATAIPVALIIGPALPKQYAMPTAIIVLGALTVLYTYRGGMKAVVWTELVQASIYVVGGLSAIVLIGQSVPGGWSSIIDLARAGGKLQAIDWYTGFDRPHTVFAGVIGGAFLAMASHGADQLIVQRLLSSRSLREAQRALIGSGLVVFVQFTLFLMVGVGLWVLYGGKPFSAADQIFPSFIIERMPHGLVGLIVAAIVAATMSTHSGTINALAAATTHDIYLPLTKRSAEDPRTLKVGKLFALAWGIVLTLGALMFKEQGTPVVVIALSIASFTYGGLLGGFSLGLFWRRAVQRDAIIGMSIGISSMAFIVFAKQLVAAFPDLGQTLGGVATIAWPWYVLIGTSITFVTGMLSSFTHAAPSGPPTIPESRA